A window of Verrucomicrobiia bacterium contains these coding sequences:
- a CDS encoding acetylornithine transaminase, giving the protein MSGPSWEAVKNTFQQFVVPSYGRFELCLTRGQGAWVWDIAGRRYLDLGAGIAVCSLGHAHPELAEALAAQARALVHVSNLYYHPWQGALAARLAGLIAPGKLFFANSGAEANEGLFKLARRFGHEEGRFEIITALNSFHGRTLAGIAATGQDKVKKGFGPSVPGFRHVPFNDLQAVENALSPATVAVLIEGVQGEGGITPATPDYLLGLRRLCDEHRLLLMMDGVQCGYFRTGRFQSFQRILEGVAGGETFLPDAISMAKSLAGGIPMGAFWVRQPYADLLGPGSHATTFGGTPLACAAALKVLDIVERDHLADNARATGDWMKQELEKLAARFPQWLKSVRGLGFMLGFELADKADIPAFAATDKPASLQMVQRLHEAGVLTIPSGNQVIRLLPPLTLTRAEAAEGIARIAEVFEKLG; this is encoded by the coding sequence ATGTCCGGCCCCTCCTGGGAGGCCGTCAAAAACACTTTTCAACAGTTTGTGGTGCCCAGTTATGGGCGTTTCGAGCTTTGCCTGACCCGCGGCCAGGGCGCCTGGGTGTGGGACATCGCCGGACGCCGTTATCTCGACCTGGGCGCCGGCATCGCCGTTTGCAGCCTCGGCCATGCCCATCCCGAGCTGGCGGAAGCCCTGGCCGCCCAGGCCCGCGCCCTGGTGCACGTCTCCAACCTCTATTACCACCCCTGGCAGGGCGCGCTCGCCGCACGCCTGGCAGGCTTGATCGCTCCCGGCAAGCTCTTCTTTGCCAACAGCGGCGCCGAAGCCAACGAGGGCCTCTTCAAATTGGCCCGGCGGTTCGGCCACGAGGAGGGCCGCTTCGAAATCATCACCGCCCTCAACTCCTTCCACGGCCGCACCCTCGCCGGCATTGCCGCCACCGGCCAGGACAAAGTGAAAAAAGGCTTCGGGCCCTCAGTGCCCGGTTTTCGCCACGTGCCCTTCAACGATTTGCAGGCCGTGGAAAACGCCCTCTCCCCCGCCACCGTGGCCGTGTTAATTGAAGGCGTCCAGGGCGAAGGCGGCATCACCCCCGCCACCCCGGATTACCTCCTGGGCCTGCGCCGCCTCTGCGATGAACACCGCTTGCTTCTCATGATGGACGGCGTCCAGTGCGGCTACTTCCGCACCGGACGCTTCCAGAGTTTTCAACGTATCTTGGAAGGCGTGGCCGGCGGAGAAACTTTCCTGCCCGATGCGATCTCCATGGCCAAATCCCTGGCAGGCGGCATCCCCATGGGCGCCTTCTGGGTGCGCCAGCCCTATGCCGACCTCCTGGGACCAGGCAGCCACGCCACCACCTTCGGAGGCACCCCCCTGGCCTGCGCCGCCGCGCTGAAAGTTTTGGACATCGTGGAACGGGATCACCTGGCGGACAACGCCCGCGCAACCGGCGACTGGATGAAACAGGAGTTGGAAAAACTGGCAGCCCGATTTCCGCAATGGCTCAAGTCCGTCCGTGGCCTCGGGTTTATGCTCGGCTTTGAACTGGCCGACAAAGCCGACATCCCCGCCTTTGCCGCCACCGACAAACCGGCTTCCCTCCAAATGGTCCAGCGCCTGCACGAAGCCGGCGTCCTCACCATCCCCTCCGGCAATCAAGTCATCCGCCTCCTGCCTCCGTTAACGCTCACCCGCGCCGAAGCCGCCGAGGGCATTGCTCGCATAGCCGAAGTATTCGAAAAGCTTGGTTGA
- a CDS encoding lytic transglycosylase domain-containing protein, whose amino-acid sequence MRLSRWQKWLVVIIAVGGLLWLFERWRAGRENAYDSLIAAAAVKYGVEPALIKAVIWRESRFDAKARGRRGEIGLMQIMEPTARDWAKAENRLLLLHTELYEPQKNIECGAWYLRRLLARYTRTDNPLPYALADYNAGRANVLKWISGAAATNSAAFVQQIGFPSTRDYVESVMERHAYYRQRWRPPAR is encoded by the coding sequence GTGCGTTTAAGCCGATGGCAAAAATGGTTGGTGGTGATCATCGCTGTGGGCGGCCTGCTCTGGCTTTTTGAGCGCTGGCGGGCGGGGCGGGAAAACGCCTATGACTCCCTCATCGCGGCGGCGGCGGTCAAGTATGGGGTGGAACCGGCGTTGATCAAAGCGGTGATCTGGCGGGAGAGCCGCTTTGATGCGAAGGCCCGCGGCCGGCGCGGCGAGATTGGCTTGATGCAGATCATGGAGCCCACGGCACGAGACTGGGCCAAGGCGGAGAACCGGCTGCTGTTGTTGCATACGGAGCTGTATGAGCCGCAGAAGAATATTGAATGCGGCGCGTGGTATTTGCGGCGGTTGTTGGCGCGCTACACGCGGACGGATAACCCGCTGCCGTATGCCCTGGCCGATTACAATGCGGGGCGGGCCAACGTATTGAAATGGATCAGCGGCGCGGCGGCCACCAACAGCGCGGCGTTTGTGCAACAGATTGGTTTTCCGTCCACCCGTGACTATGTGGAGTCCGTGATGGAGCGCCACGCGTATTATCGCCAGAGATGGCGGCCGCCGGCGCGCTAA
- a CDS encoding HEAT repeat domain-containing protein: MADTTLDVKALVEQMPEVDKPGTPSKFTGPAWSDAEPVYQKLLTAGDAALKELLALVKDPADPAFQNYKAEYVLHGLVVYVGRADQAKNRERLAQLLAGAMNDASLHKATRGLFIRELQWIAGPPQVNDLAKLAGDEELGLYALACLETLGKPALSALVRCLAQLKGRPLVGVIQALGRWEAREAAATLRRLLLHADRDVRLAAGWALARLGDAADAQRLLLLADKGDDWEKPQMTKACLLLAEKLTATGKIRDAIKIYQHLQRTRTHPKERYLKEAAEKALAALNVAL, from the coding sequence ATGGCAGACACGACCCTCGACGTAAAAGCGCTGGTGGAGCAAATGCCCGAAGTGGACAAACCCGGCACCCCCAGCAAATTCACCGGCCCGGCCTGGAGCGACGCCGAGCCGGTCTATCAAAAATTACTCACTGCGGGCGATGCCGCCCTCAAAGAATTGCTGGCGCTGGTCAAAGACCCCGCCGATCCCGCCTTCCAGAACTACAAGGCCGAGTACGTCCTCCATGGCCTGGTGGTTTATGTCGGCCGGGCGGACCAGGCAAAAAATCGGGAGCGCCTCGCCCAACTCCTGGCTGGCGCCATGAATGATGCCTCCCTGCACAAGGCCACCCGCGGGCTGTTCATCCGCGAATTGCAATGGATCGCCGGCCCGCCCCAGGTGAACGACCTGGCCAAATTGGCGGGCGACGAAGAACTGGGCCTTTACGCCCTGGCCTGCCTCGAGACCCTCGGCAAACCAGCCCTCTCCGCCCTCGTCCGCTGCCTGGCCCAGCTCAAAGGCCGCCCACTGGTGGGCGTCATTCAAGCCCTCGGACGCTGGGAAGCCCGGGAGGCTGCTGCCACCCTGCGCCGCCTCCTGTTGCACGCCGACCGCGATGTGCGGCTGGCGGCCGGCTGGGCTTTGGCGCGGCTGGGCGACGCCGCCGATGCCCAGCGTTTGCTCCTCCTCGCTGACAAGGGCGACGATTGGGAAAAACCCCAAATGACCAAGGCCTGCCTCCTCCTGGCCGAAAAGCTCACCGCCACCGGCAAAATCCGCGACGCCATCAAAATCTACCAACATCTTCAGCGCACCCGCACCCACCCCAAAGAACGCTACCTCAAGGAGGCCGCGGAAAAGGCGCTGGCCGCGCTGAATGTGGCGCTCTGA
- a CDS encoding DUF5060 domain-containing protein, whose product MKRSLTILVGWCLGASPWYLPAADSAPPGRRLSVEVSQPVVGRFEKIEFTFPFQAVADNPHDPVEVDVRLEMVTPSGDRLTLPGFIYQPFERLTRAGRQGEGEAWYPAGKPVWKVRFAPAEVGRYRAWALVTDRAGSVASEEFTFESRPSNRPGFLRVSAHDYRYLEYTDGRPFFAVGQNIAFIKDVGLQGEMLRRFGAAGGNFARVWACAEDWGLGIEARKSAWGRSWSWNPPLVISPDAAGYHANRLCVKLSGEAGATLTMNPSQPVVLRAQTAYTLRLAYRAEGQSEVSFELAGSQTLPPRRQWTPWSMTFTNLNWAALPPVVFRLPRGGTVWMRDFSLQEAGGGPELLEEADPNRPVMGVYNERDCFYLDRVLETAEQSGVHLQIVLFTRDHYMHLLRQAGGRGYRTATDYARRLLRYAVARWGYSTHVAAWEYFNEMDPGLPTEAFYTELGRYLDTVDVYRHLRVNSTWHSPSKDYAHPDLDAANQHHYLRPPSGEIWKDEVASILAQYEINRARLKERPLFFAEYGITDANWQRAPELEQDKEWVHLHNGLWLTLALGYGSTVCHWYWDDVHRRNAYAVYEPVARFVRDIPFTQAQLKPVQVSITPPLKAFGQKGEGMAYFWIWHPQATWWRLAMEKQEAPVVRDAVLEVPDMAAGACQVQWFNTREGQPLQESTVASQGGRLQLRVPEFRRDVAVKIRWQAKGN is encoded by the coding sequence ATGAAGCGCTCCCTGACGATTTTGGTGGGTTGGTGTTTGGGCGCAAGCCCCTGGTATCTCCCGGCGGCCGATTCCGCGCCGCCCGGCAGACGCCTGAGTGTTGAGGTCTCGCAGCCGGTGGTGGGGCGCTTTGAGAAGATTGAGTTCACCTTTCCCTTTCAGGCGGTGGCGGACAATCCGCATGATCCCGTGGAGGTGGATGTGCGGCTGGAGATGGTCACGCCGTCGGGGGATCGCCTGACACTGCCGGGGTTTATTTATCAACCGTTTGAACGATTGACGCGCGCCGGCCGGCAAGGGGAGGGTGAAGCATGGTATCCGGCGGGCAAGCCAGTATGGAAGGTGCGATTTGCGCCCGCCGAGGTGGGGCGCTATCGGGCGTGGGCGCTGGTTACGGATCGCGCCGGCAGCGTGGCATCGGAGGAGTTCACGTTTGAATCCCGTCCGTCCAATCGGCCGGGTTTTTTGCGGGTATCCGCTCATGATTATCGCTACCTGGAATATACGGATGGCAGGCCATTTTTTGCGGTGGGCCAGAACATTGCCTTCATCAAGGATGTGGGTCTGCAGGGGGAGATGCTGCGGCGATTTGGGGCGGCGGGCGGTAATTTTGCGCGGGTGTGGGCCTGTGCGGAGGATTGGGGGCTGGGGATCGAGGCACGCAAGAGCGCGTGGGGCCGGTCCTGGAGCTGGAATCCTCCGCTGGTGATCAGCCCGGATGCCGCGGGCTATCACGCCAACCGGCTGTGTGTGAAGTTGAGCGGGGAGGCGGGGGCCACGCTGACGATGAATCCTTCGCAGCCGGTGGTGTTGCGCGCCCAGACCGCCTACACTCTGCGCCTGGCTTATCGGGCGGAGGGGCAAAGCGAGGTGAGTTTTGAGCTGGCCGGCAGCCAGACGCTGCCGCCGCGCCGGCAATGGACGCCGTGGAGCATGACGTTTACCAACCTGAATTGGGCGGCCCTGCCGCCGGTGGTTTTTCGCCTGCCCCGGGGTGGCACGGTGTGGATGCGTGATTTTTCGTTGCAGGAGGCGGGGGGCGGGCCGGAGCTGCTGGAGGAAGCCGATCCCAACCGGCCGGTGATGGGGGTTTACAATGAGCGGGACTGTTTTTATCTGGATCGCGTGTTGGAAACGGCCGAGCAAAGCGGGGTGCATCTGCAGATTGTTTTGTTCACGCGCGATCATTACATGCACCTTTTACGGCAGGCCGGGGGGCGGGGATACCGGACGGCCACTGATTATGCGCGGCGGCTGCTGCGTTATGCGGTGGCGCGGTGGGGGTATTCCACGCACGTGGCGGCGTGGGAATATTTTAATGAGATGGATCCCGGGCTGCCGACGGAGGCATTTTACACGGAACTGGGGCGTTATTTGGACACGGTGGATGTGTATCGGCATTTGCGGGTGAACAGCACGTGGCATTCCCCCTCGAAGGATTACGCGCATCCGGATTTGGACGCTGCCAATCAGCATCATTACCTGCGCCCGCCTTCCGGCGAGATTTGGAAGGATGAAGTGGCCAGCATTCTTGCGCAGTATGAAATCAACCGCGCCCGGTTGAAGGAGCGGCCGTTGTTTTTTGCCGAGTACGGCATCACCGATGCCAACTGGCAGCGGGCGCCGGAATTGGAGCAGGACAAGGAATGGGTGCACCTGCACAATGGGCTGTGGCTGACGCTGGCGCTGGGGTATGGGAGCACGGTATGCCATTGGTACTGGGATGACGTGCATCGGCGGAATGCCTATGCGGTTTATGAGCCGGTGGCGCGTTTTGTGCGGGACATACCTTTTACGCAGGCGCAACTCAAACCGGTGCAGGTGAGCATCACTCCGCCGCTCAAGGCGTTTGGCCAGAAAGGGGAGGGCATGGCCTATTTTTGGATTTGGCATCCACAGGCGACGTGGTGGAGGCTGGCGATGGAGAAGCAGGAGGCGCCGGTGGTGAGAGATGCGGTATTGGAGGTGCCGGACATGGCTGCCGGGGCCTGCCAGGTGCAATGGTTCAATACCCGCGAAGGCCAGCCCCTGCAGGAGAGCACGGTGGCCTCCCAAGGGGGCCGGTTGCAATTGAGAGTGCCCGAGTTCCGCCGGGATGTGGCGGTAAAAATCCGCTGGCAAGCCAAAGGCAACTAG
- a CDS encoding AsmA family protein, translated as MSEPSKQSATAGRRGLKLLAILAGGLALILVAAYLLLTSGWFFKSVLLPKAGAAMQARLSADDATVSPFSGIVLSGFKMETTGAAPLLAVKQLSLRYSSLSDLLKGRIYLDEITLDGLEVRLVEDADGRNNWSRLIQPSDAPTQAPTSSAPPDLLIKKLVLSNTLLAYQQRHPTNAQSVEISGLNLTLENVGNRQTAALRLATLLKWHQQDGSQTQSLACPLSVEGTLTLDDKLLPTASQGRLKLEINQATGMLAETRALAGQLDWDWTPTEIKQGTLAFTRSNQPLAALHVRGPFQPARGEGKLQFELDRVGGQVLNLAVAMTGYSIPHASLSARGEIELAEQAQTIRAAGTLDAAQLSLAQRGNATPPADLRLRFAVEVQRANAWANLRELALTATLSNRPLVHATLTRPMQVSWGKTQGLPEESEFLLTVDNLNLADWRALLPDLDLGGQVDLRALVQSRNAGQTLALDARGGIRNLRLKLDTNLFTAAEIQAEARTLTTQFQRTDLAHLALRYLEGREKIFTATATGHVDHVRQDFHLKLDTEAALPRLLAQAGLTNAHLSSGNLQFSGEVTQHNHAPTNAPAPLLSQSIVSQWRLQNLSGKYEDFVLDRLSAEVDSHLVLSNDWVLIRRLQARSSQAGQPAGFLEMSGQHHLTRTNGQLSLQLSNVNERLFQSAAALLGSNRLESARLNAALVMAYAPGQWSAHGSLQLTNCLLTDPAGTWPREPLTAELQLDVSQRAALLEARRVHAHFQFNQRDAGTVELAGQWDASRTNAQFKARVRGLNENALRPWLARALAPATLESISMEAEAEGRYQPGAPTYLSASAQVSRLSWRDAAGQRPPEPLALGLMLDAASPLANRLELRTASLQLAPTARATNRVEIKGQIALANLSAITGRLDIASEGLDWTPYHRLYKALAQTNATPPASPSTVQVEAPPTTLPLTNFLITARASHFYLEELAASNFTAWVRVDGPRLSLSNWTATLNGAPARGRVDLNLAVPGYQYDLDLQLQRLPLAPLAASFLTPSPDPWQGDLSLALALKGKGSTGPNLRQHLSGHFHLEVTNAALRIKQLLTPPRGATTTPSQQFLRVLVGILDPLLNAVGTAVGVPNLIAQPFTTSRLQMEIGQGAIELRDFTLANSTIIVGSRGRIPMADVLTASPLDLPVEISLSVPLAQRLQIVSAAPGASHVKLPDFVAVRGTLDNPQTRLNTKAITGTALQRVGKEVGGEAGALLQGVGNLLGGGTKAVTNAPPPPTQPKPTPPNTNAPINNLINDLFRPKPKP; from the coding sequence ATGAGTGAACCGTCAAAGCAAAGCGCCACCGCCGGACGGCGTGGCCTGAAACTCCTGGCAATCCTGGCCGGCGGATTGGCCCTCATCCTCGTCGCCGCCTACCTCCTGCTCACCAGCGGCTGGTTTTTCAAAAGCGTCCTCCTCCCCAAAGCAGGCGCAGCCATGCAGGCCAGGCTCTCCGCCGACGACGCCACCGTGTCCCCCTTCAGCGGCATCGTCCTGAGCGGCTTCAAGATGGAAACCACCGGCGCCGCGCCGTTGCTGGCCGTCAAGCAACTCTCCTTGCGCTACTCCAGTCTGTCCGATTTGCTCAAGGGCAGGATTTATCTGGATGAAATCACCCTGGACGGCCTGGAGGTGCGCTTGGTCGAAGACGCCGATGGCCGCAACAACTGGAGCCGCCTGATCCAACCTTCTGACGCACCCACCCAGGCCCCCACCTCTTCCGCCCCCCCCGACCTCTTGATCAAAAAACTGGTGCTGTCCAACACCCTCCTGGCCTACCAGCAACGGCATCCGACCAATGCCCAATCCGTGGAAATCAGCGGCTTGAATTTGACCCTGGAAAATGTGGGCAATCGCCAAACCGCCGCCCTCCGCCTCGCCACCCTGCTGAAATGGCACCAGCAGGATGGCTCCCAAACCCAGTCGCTGGCCTGTCCGCTCTCCGTCGAGGGAACCCTGACCCTGGATGATAAACTCCTGCCGACCGCCAGCCAGGGCCGTCTGAAACTCGAAATCAACCAAGCCACAGGCATGCTGGCCGAAACCCGCGCCCTGGCCGGACAACTGGATTGGGACTGGACCCCCACCGAAATTAAACAAGGAACTCTCGCATTTACCCGCAGCAATCAACCCCTCGCCGCCCTGCATGTCCGCGGCCCCTTCCAGCCCGCCCGCGGTGAGGGCAAACTCCAGTTTGAATTGGATCGCGTCGGCGGCCAGGTCCTCAATCTCGCCGTGGCCATGACCGGCTACTCCATCCCCCATGCCTCCCTCTCAGCCCGGGGTGAAATCGAGCTGGCCGAACAGGCCCAAACCATCAGGGCCGCCGGCACCTTGGATGCCGCCCAGCTCAGTCTCGCCCAGCGGGGCAACGCCACGCCCCCAGCCGATTTGCGCCTGCGCTTTGCCGTCGAAGTGCAGCGCGCCAATGCATGGGCCAACCTCCGGGAACTGGCCCTCACCGCCACCTTGAGCAATCGGCCCCTCGTCCACGCCACCCTGACGCGCCCCATGCAGGTAAGCTGGGGCAAAACCCAGGGCCTGCCGGAAGAATCCGAATTCCTCCTCACCGTGGACAACCTCAATCTGGCCGACTGGCGGGCCTTGCTGCCCGACCTGGACCTCGGCGGGCAGGTGGATTTGCGGGCGCTGGTGCAATCCCGCAACGCCGGACAAACCCTCGCCCTCGATGCCCGCGGCGGCATCCGCAATCTGCGCCTCAAGCTGGATACCAACCTCTTCACCGCCGCCGAAATCCAGGCCGAGGCCCGCACCCTCACCACCCAATTCCAACGCACCGACCTGGCGCACCTGGCTCTCCGTTATCTGGAAGGCCGGGAAAAGATCTTCACCGCCACCGCCACCGGCCACGTGGATCATGTCCGCCAGGATTTCCATCTCAAGCTGGACACCGAGGCAGCCCTGCCCCGGCTCCTCGCCCAAGCAGGCCTCACCAACGCCCACCTCTCCTCCGGCAATCTGCAATTCTCAGGCGAAGTCACCCAGCACAATCACGCCCCCACCAATGCCCCCGCTCCACTGCTCTCGCAATCCATTGTCAGCCAATGGCGGCTGCAAAACCTGAGCGGGAAGTATGAGGATTTCGTGCTCGATCGCCTGAGCGCCGAGGTGGACAGCCATCTGGTGCTCAGCAACGACTGGGTCCTGATCCGCCGGCTGCAGGCGCGTTCGTCCCAGGCCGGCCAACCGGCCGGTTTCCTCGAAATGTCCGGCCAACATCATTTGACTCGCACCAACGGCCAGCTCTCGCTGCAACTCTCCAATGTCAACGAGCGCCTCTTCCAATCAGCCGCAGCCCTCCTGGGCTCCAATCGCCTGGAATCTGCCCGCCTGAATGCCGCCCTGGTGATGGCCTACGCCCCCGGCCAATGGTCCGCCCATGGCAGCCTGCAATTGACCAACTGCCTGCTCACCGACCCCGCCGGCACCTGGCCGCGGGAGCCTTTGACAGCCGAGCTCCAGTTGGATGTGAGTCAGCGCGCCGCCCTGCTGGAGGCCCGGCGCGTGCACGCCCATTTCCAGTTCAATCAGCGCGATGCCGGCACGGTGGAACTCGCCGGCCAGTGGGACGCTTCACGCACCAATGCCCAATTCAAGGCCCGCGTCCGGGGGCTGAATGAAAATGCCCTCCGACCTTGGCTCGCCCGGGCCCTCGCCCCGGCCACCCTCGAAAGCATCTCCATGGAGGCCGAGGCGGAAGGCCGCTATCAGCCCGGCGCCCCAACCTACCTGTCCGCCTCCGCGCAAGTGAGCCGGTTGTCTTGGCGCGACGCAGCCGGCCAGCGCCCGCCGGAGCCTCTGGCCCTCGGTCTGATGCTGGACGCCGCCTCACCGCTGGCCAACCGTCTGGAGCTCCGCACTGCCAGCCTCCAACTGGCCCCCACCGCCCGTGCCACCAATCGCGTCGAAATCAAGGGACAAATCGCTCTGGCCAACCTCTCCGCCATTACCGGCCGCCTCGACATCGCCTCCGAAGGGTTGGACTGGACCCCGTACCATCGGCTCTACAAGGCCCTCGCGCAAACCAATGCCACCCCGCCGGCTTCGCCCTCCACCGTCCAGGTGGAAGCGCCTCCCACGACACTCCCGCTAACCAATTTCCTTATCACCGCCCGCGCCTCGCACTTTTATCTCGAAGAATTGGCGGCCAGCAATTTCACAGCCTGGGTGCGCGTGGATGGCCCCCGCCTGAGCCTCAGCAATTGGACCGCCACCCTCAACGGCGCGCCAGCCCGCGGACGTGTGGATTTGAATCTGGCTGTCCCCGGCTATCAATATGACCTGGACCTCCAGCTCCAACGGCTCCCCCTGGCCCCGCTGGCAGCCTCCTTCCTGACCCCCTCCCCCGACCCCTGGCAGGGCGACCTTTCCCTGGCCCTGGCCCTCAAAGGCAAGGGCAGCACCGGCCCCAATCTGCGGCAACACCTCAGCGGCCACTTCCACTTGGAGGTCACCAACGCCGCCTTGCGCATCAAACAGTTGCTCACCCCCCCACGCGGGGCCACCACCACGCCCTCCCAGCAATTCCTCCGTGTCCTCGTCGGCATCCTGGACCCCCTGCTCAATGCCGTGGGCACCGCCGTGGGCGTGCCCAACCTCATCGCTCAACCCTTCACCACCTCACGCCTGCAAATGGAAATCGGCCAGGGCGCCATCGAGCTGCGGGACTTTACCCTGGCCAATTCCACCATCATCGTCGGCTCCCGCGGCCGCATCCCCATGGCCGATGTGCTCACTGCCAGCCCCCTGGATTTGCCGGTGGAGATCTCCCTTTCCGTCCCGCTGGCCCAACGGCTGCAAATCGTCAGCGCCGCGCCGGGAGCCAGTCATGTGAAATTGCCTGATTTCGTGGCGGTGCGCGGCACGCTGGATAACCCCCAAACACGGCTCAACACCAAGGCCATCACCGGCACCGCCCTCCAACGCGTGGGCAAGGAAGTCGGCGGCGAGGCCGGCGCGCTGCTCCAGGGCGTGGGCAACCTCCTGGGTGGCGGAACCAAAGCGGTCACCAACGCCCCGCCGCCGCCCACCCAGCCCAAGCCCACCCCACCCAACACCAACGCCCCGATCAACAACCTGATCAACGATTTATTCCGCCCCAAACCCAAGCCGTAG